The Phycisphaerae bacterium genomic interval ACAACGGCGTTCCGGACACCTGTGATCTTCGGGTTACGCTGTCGTTTTCTAAGCCAAAAACGATCCCGACCGGCAATGGCGCTCACGGCCTCTCCCTGGCCGACATCAACCAGGACGGTCATGCGGACCTGGTGGTGTCGAACTACGCCGCGGACAACGTTTCCCTGCTGCTCAACAACGGATTCGGCAAGTTCACGACGAGCACTCAGTCGCCCCTGACTGCAGGCAACTCACCGTATGGTGTTGCGGTCGGCTTGCTGAACGGAGACATGTACCCTGACATTGTCACCTGCAACTACAACGACGACACCGTGTCGGTCTTCCTCACGGGCAAGACCGGCAAGTACGGGGCGCAAGTCACCTACCCTGTGGGAAATGCCCCCTTCGGGGTTGCGATCGGCGACGTGACCGGAGACGGCGACAATGACATTGTGACGGCCAACTACCTGGATGACAGCGTGTCGGTGCTCAAGAACCTTGGCACGGGGACATTCCAGGTTCCATCGACCGACTACGTGGTCGGAAGCCGGCCGGTCGCGGTAGCCATTGCCCGTCTTGACGCCGGCTCCGCCCGGGACCTGGCGGTGGCCAACTTCCTTTCCGACGACGTGACGATCCTGCGGAATGCCGGGCTGGCTGGCTTCGTGACGGTGGGCACCTACGACGCGGGCAACGGCCCCCGGGGCTTTGCGGTGCAGGATCTCGACGCGGACGGCGACCTGGACCTGGCCGTCCCGAACGCTGACACCTCGCAGATGACCGTGCTCTACAATGCCGGCAATGCGACCTTTGCCAACTCGCGGTCATTCGTGGTGGGTTCTTCTATCTCGCCGCTGAACCCGCAAGGCATTGCCGCCGCGGACCTGGACAAGGACGGCGACGCGGACATTATTACTGCCAACCGCGGCACGGACGACGTTTCTGTGCTGTTGAACTACGGCAACGGCACGTTCCTTCCGGCCGTTCAGTTTGCTGCGGGGGATGGACCCGTCGCGGTTGTCGCCTGGGACTTCAGCGGCGACGGCTACCGTGACCTGGCGATCGCCAACGTCAACTCCGACGACGTATCGATTCTGGCCGGCGACCCGTTGCCGCCGGATGATCCGGACTGCAACAGCAACCAGGTACCCGACTCATGCGATATCGCCGCGGGGACGGTTCAGGACCAGAACCACGACGGCGTGCCCGACGTCTGCCAGATCGCGGCCGACTTCAACACAGACCTGGACGTCGACAGGAACGATCTGGCCAAGCTGATCCACTGCATTACTGGACCGACCATCGCCTACGACCCGCTGGCGTTGCCTTCCGGCTGCACGCTGTCCCCTGACGGATTTGGTCGCATTGCGGCCGACTTTGACCGCGACGGCGATGTCGACCAGCGGGACTTTGGGGCCTTCCAGAAATGCTACAGCGGGGAGGACATCGTTGCTGATCCGTATTGTGCGGACTGACGACGGCAAGTGTTTTCTCCTCCCGGCCAGGAGGGCCGGTCGGGCAACGGGGTCAATCGGGGTGAAGCCGCGCAAGCCGCGATGTTGTCTGGAGGCGAGGTCGGGGAGAGCTACCCGCTTCCCGGGGAGAGGACCCGAGTGGCCCTGAGACAATAAGTCCAGCAAGACCGCAAGGCCCAACTTTGTGGGCCAGGATCGCGTACAATACCGCGGAGTGTCCGTGCCGCCTGGTCGTCGCTCGCACGCGGACGAAAGGTGGAAGCGTCATCGGGGGACATCGCAGAGGAGCTCTGAGGAGGTTTGGGATTTGAAGGGACGCACGTATACCCGAAGGCAGGCGATCCGGTCAGGTGTGGCGGCGAGTCTTGCAGCCGCAGCGAGTTCGACCACTCGGGCAGCGACCTACCCGACCACGAACCCAGCCCGTTCCGAGGTCGGCAACATCATCTTCATGGTGGCCGACGGGATGAGTGCCGGTGTGCCGTCCATGACCGAGTTGCTCTCGCGTCGGGCCCGAGGCCGGGGTACGCACTGGTACGATCTGCAGCAGCATCCGGAAACGACGTGCGGGTATTTCGAGACCCACTCGCTCAACTCGCCGGTGACGGACTCGTCTGCGGCCTCGAGTGCCTGGGGCAGCGGCTCGCGGATTTTCAACGGGGCGCTCAACAAGCTGCCCGACGGCACGAATCTCACGCCTATTGCGATGCTAGTCAAGGACACCCGTCGGCGTGTCGGGCTGGTCACGACGACCACGATCACTCACGCGACTCCGGCCGGTTTCGCCGCCGTGGAGAAGGCCCGCAGCAGCGAGGATGAGATTGCCGAACAGTATCTGGACCGGGTCGATGTGCTCATGGGTGGCGGTTTGGAGTTCTTCAAGGCCGACCGCCGCAAGGATGAGAAGGATCTCATCGATGCCTACCGGGACAAGGGCTACGCGTACTGGGATCATCGGCAGCAGGTTGTGGACGGCAGCCACCCGGAGAAGGTACTCGGGTTGTTCGAGTCGGGTCATCTGCCCTATGCCATCGACCGCCAAAATCAGGAGAATCTGGCCGCGAAGCTGCCCACGCTGGCGGAGATGACCCGGGCCGCGCTAAACAGCCTGGCGCCTTCGCCGAACGGTTTCTTGCTGCAGATTGAAGGTGGGCGGGTGGATCATGCGGCGCACGCCAACGACGCTGCGGCGCTCCTATGGGAACAACTCGCGTTTGATGATGCGATCGGGGTGGTTCGCGACTTCCTGGCCGGTCACCCGGAGACGCTGGTGGTCATCACCACCGACCACGGGAACGCCAACCCCGGTCTGCGTGGCATGGGATCCGGTTACTCCGATACGGAGAAGTGCTTCGACATTCTGGCTGGCGTTCGGGGTTCGTTCGACGTTCTGCAGCAGGAGCTCAAGCGGGCCGCCCGCGATTCGGGCGGGTTGCGTGATGCGATCGTCGAGGTGGTTCGATCCACATGCGGCATCGAGCTTGCCCGGAAGGACGCTGACACGGTGGTCTCGATCGTTGCGGGCAAGCTGCCCTACGAGGCCAACAAGCAACTGGCCAATGCCCACGGTCTGCTTGGTCAGATCCTGGGGAACTACACGGGGGTGGGCTTCAACGGGACCAAGCACACCGAGGATCTTGCCCCGGTTCTGGCCTTGGGCGCGGGCCGCTCACAGTTCAGCGGCCTGCTTCGGAACACGGACGCGTTCGTCCGGATGACCGGGGCATTCGGCATCGAGTACCGAAACCCCTCGATGACCGCTGCCAGAGCCCGGGCCTACCTTTCACAAGCGCCGGAGGTGGATCCCGTCCACTGGGCATGAGCACGCGGCGGGCACGGGCCCGTCTGGCTGGGGCCGAGCTTCGGGATCGGGGGGTTGCTGCCGAAGGCTGGGCGCGGTCCTACCGAACCGTGATGTCCATGCCGATATCCAGGGCCGGGGCGGAATGGGTGATGGCCCCGACGGCGATCCGCTCGACGCCGGTGGCGGCGATCTCGCGGACGGTCTCCAGGTTGACTCCCCCCGAGGCCTCGAGCTGCGTGCGGCCGGCCGGACCGGAGGCGTTGCGTCGTCGGACGGCCTCCTGGATCTGCTTGGGGCTGAAGTTGTCGACCAGGATGACGTCGATGCCGGGCACCTTGAGCAGTTCGTCGAGTTGGCCGAGCGTGTCCACTTCGAACTCGATGAAGTCGGGGCGGGGATCCAGCTGTCGGCATCGATCGACCACCCGCCCGGCGGCGGCGGCCAGGCCGGCCACGGCCACACCCGTCAGATGGTTGTCCTTGATGAGCACCGCGTCGTGCAGGCCGATCCGGTGATTAAAGCCGCCGCCACAGCGGACCGCGTACTTGTCCAGCAGCCGCCAGCCGGGAATGGTCTTGCGTGTATCGTAGATCCGGGCCTTTGTGCCGGCCACGGCGTCCACGAACCGCCGCGTCAGCGTTGCCACGCCGCAGAGCCGTTCGAGGAAGTTCAGCAGTGTCCGCTCGATACCCAGCAGCAGGGGCAGCGGTCCATTGAGCACGGCAATCGGCGTGGTCGGGTGGATTCGATCCCCGTCCGCGAGTCGCGCGTTGACCTTGAGCTGCTCCGGATGGGCGTCGGCCAGCATGTCGAGCAGAGCTCGCCCGGCGAACACGCCCGGCTGGCGGGCGTTCAGATGAGCCGTGCCTGCCATCGGCCGATCGAACGCCACCCGCGTGGTCACGTCGAGATCGGCCCCGTCTTCCTGCAGAGCCTGATGCCACAAGATGGCCAGATGGGCTCGGTCCACGATGGGTTGGGTGCTTTCGCTCATTGCCTGAAATGCTTGCTCCTCGGTTTCCAGAATGATGGCCTGCCCTTCCGTCGTTGAGTCG includes:
- a CDS encoding VCBS repeat-containing protein; the encoded protein is MRCGICSWSLFASGLALLLVALPGVTQAADCNGNGIDDHLDLQPSGFGFAAAVHYAAGDYAKHVAAADLDGDGDLDLAVVNQEANTISVFKNNGNGTYAARVNYAVGDTPVWIVAAKLDGDADIDLAVANNVSDNVSILKNNGNATFAAAVNYPVGDAPTSRGPATAVAAAELDLDGDVDLVVTVAGITGHYVSILRNDGNAAFAAPENIYVAGMPDSLVVTDLDGDGDPDVAATTGSYNKVAVLKHNGVSSLSWPVYYSCPGGWRVTAGDLDQDGDADLAVTGYWTDRLSILLNTGTGLFGAPIDYTTGEGPETPTVGDFDADGDLDVAVPTEIDGEVSIFRNNGDGTLAAPLNYAVGTTPSCATAADLDGDGILDLAVTNAGSDNVSVLINQTQPPFSQDCNRNNRPDECDIAAGTAQDCNQNGIPDSCDIAGGAEDDCNHNGVPDTCDLRVTLSFSKPKTIPTGNGAHGLSLADINQDGHADLVVSNYAADNVSLLLNNGFGKFTTSTQSPLTAGNSPYGVAVGLLNGDMYPDIVTCNYNDDTVSVFLTGKTGKYGAQVTYPVGNAPFGVAIGDVTGDGDNDIVTANYLDDSVSVLKNLGTGTFQVPSTDYVVGSRPVAVAIARLDAGSARDLAVANFLSDDVTILRNAGLAGFVTVGTYDAGNGPRGFAVQDLDADGDLDLAVPNADTSQMTVLYNAGNATFANSRSFVVGSSISPLNPQGIAAADLDKDGDADIITANRGTDDVSVLLNYGNGTFLPAVQFAAGDGPVAVVAWDFSGDGYRDLAIANVNSDDVSILAGDPLPPDDPDCNSNQVPDSCDIAAGTVQDQNHDGVPDVCQIAADFNTDLDVDRNDLAKLIHCITGPTIAYDPLALPSGCTLSPDGFGRIAADFDRDGDVDQRDFGAFQKCYSGEDIVADPYCAD
- a CDS encoding alkaline phosphatase, which encodes MKGRTYTRRQAIRSGVAASLAAAASSTTRAATYPTTNPARSEVGNIIFMVADGMSAGVPSMTELLSRRARGRGTHWYDLQQHPETTCGYFETHSLNSPVTDSSAASSAWGSGSRIFNGALNKLPDGTNLTPIAMLVKDTRRRVGLVTTTTITHATPAGFAAVEKARSSEDEIAEQYLDRVDVLMGGGLEFFKADRRKDEKDLIDAYRDKGYAYWDHRQQVVDGSHPEKVLGLFESGHLPYAIDRQNQENLAAKLPTLAEMTRAALNSLAPSPNGFLLQIEGGRVDHAAHANDAAALLWEQLAFDDAIGVVRDFLAGHPETLVVITTDHGNANPGLRGMGSGYSDTEKCFDILAGVRGSFDVLQQELKRAARDSGGLRDAIVEVVRSTCGIELARKDADTVVSIVAGKLPYEANKQLANAHGLLGQILGNYTGVGFNGTKHTEDLAPVLALGAGRSQFSGLLRNTDAFVRMTGAFGIEYRNPSMTAARARAYLSQAPEVDPVHWA
- the nadC gene encoding carboxylating nicotinate-nucleotide diphosphorylase, which gives rise to MSESTQPIVDRAHLAILWHQALQEDGADLDVTTRVAFDRPMAGTAHLNARQPGVFAGRALLDMLADAHPEQLKVNARLADGDRIHPTTPIAVLNGPLPLLLGIERTLLNFLERLCGVATLTRRFVDAVAGTKARIYDTRKTIPGWRLLDKYAVRCGGGFNHRIGLHDAVLIKDNHLTGVAVAGLAAAAGRVVDRCRQLDPRPDFIEFEVDTLGQLDELLKVPGIDVILVDNFSPKQIQEAVRRRNASGPAGRTQLEASGGVNLETVREIAATGVERIAVGAITHSAPALDIGMDITVR